A window of the Bacteroidota bacterium genome harbors these coding sequences:
- the dut gene encoding dUTP diphosphatase: MKINIVNKSKNPLPSYETEHSAGMDLRANLENPLTLQPFERNLIPTGLFIELPSGYEAQIRPRSGLAIKHGITLVNTPGTIDADYRGEIKIILINLSQEPFTINSGDRIAQMIISSYTRVRLTEVMVLNETKRGEGGFGHSGLR; this comes from the coding sequence ATGAAGATCAATATTGTTAACAAATCGAAGAATCCTTTACCTTCTTATGAAACAGAACATTCAGCCGGAATGGATTTAAGGGCGAATCTTGAAAATCCGTTAACATTACAACCTTTTGAACGGAATCTGATTCCTACTGGCCTATTTATTGAGCTTCCCTCCGGTTATGAAGCACAGATCCGCCCAAGAAGCGGGCTTGCCATCAAACATGGAATTACTCTGGTTAATACACCAGGTACCATTGATGCTGATTACCGTGGCGAAATAAAAATAATATTAATAAACCTGTCACAGGAACCATTTACAATAAACAGCGGCGATCGCATAGCCCAAATGATAATTTCAAGTTACACCCGCGTTCGGTTAACGGAAGTAATGGTTTTAAATGAAACAAAGAGGGGAGAGGGCGGATTTGGTC
- a CDS encoding oligosaccharide flippase family protein translates to MKPLRILAGQTIVYGLGTIIPRLLNYLLLTPFYTRIFITSDYGIITELYAYTAFLFVLMTYGMETTYFRFAGNSENKSEIFSTSISLLGITSSIFIFLVLLFSGPISQYMNYPDHPEYISIMAIIIGLDSFLAIPFSKLRLENKAFRFAYIKIINISVNILFNFCFLIICPHYYSNNPSSIITFIYDPSFGVGYAFLSNLIATAVTFLLLLPEIFKAKIIFQIALIRKMLLYSLPLLIVGLAGMINEVSDKLLFKYLVSIPPGTSDPHNYIMAQLGIYGANFKLAVLMTIFIQMFRYAAEPFFFSHAKDKNSGYLYALTMKYFIIFCLTIFLLVTLYLDIFKLFIDKSYRSGLSIVPVVLLANLFLGVLFNLSIWYKLTDKTKFGALIAISGGLITIILNFVLVPGMGYIGAAWAHFFCNLFMVVFSFLLSRKFYPIPYDYLHISLYSISAITLYFISRIIFPEPSEGQLIINTILFFSFLLIIFIFERKNFTKRLI, encoded by the coding sequence TTGAAACCTCTAAGAATTCTTGCCGGACAGACGATTGTTTACGGACTCGGCACGATCATACCACGACTTCTTAATTATTTATTACTCACACCCTTTTACACAAGAATTTTTATCACAAGTGACTATGGAATCATTACTGAATTATATGCTTATACTGCATTTCTATTCGTGTTAATGACATATGGGATGGAGACTACGTATTTCCGATTTGCAGGAAATTCAGAGAACAAATCAGAAATATTTTCAACTTCAATAAGTTTGCTAGGCATAACTTCATCTATTTTCATATTCCTGGTTTTACTGTTCTCCGGACCTATTTCACAATACATGAATTATCCTGATCATCCGGAGTACATATCAATTATGGCAATAATTATAGGGCTTGACTCATTTCTTGCAATCCCATTTTCCAAGTTGAGACTTGAAAATAAAGCTTTCCGGTTTGCTTACATCAAAATCATAAATATTTCCGTAAATATTTTGTTTAACTTTTGTTTCCTGATTATTTGTCCACATTATTATTCAAATAATCCGTCATCAATAATCACCTTTATTTATGATCCTTCTTTTGGTGTAGGATATGCGTTTTTATCAAATCTAATTGCCACAGCAGTAACATTTTTACTTCTATTACCCGAAATTTTTAAAGCTAAAATAATATTTCAAATAGCTCTTATCAGGAAAATGCTTCTTTACTCATTACCATTGCTTATTGTTGGCTTAGCGGGAATGATAAACGAGGTTTCTGATAAACTGCTTTTTAAGTATCTTGTTAGCATACCTCCTGGTACATCGGACCCTCATAATTATATTATGGCTCAACTGGGTATATATGGAGCGAATTTTAAACTTGCTGTATTAATGACCATTTTCATTCAAATGTTTCGTTATGCCGCCGAACCCTTCTTTTTTTCGCATGCTAAGGATAAAAATTCCGGGTACTTATATGCACTTACGATGAAGTATTTCATCATATTTTGCCTGACTATTTTTTTGCTGGTGACACTATATCTTGATATTTTCAAACTATTTATTGATAAAAGCTATCGTAGCGGGTTAAGTATAGTTCCAGTTGTATTGCTAGCAAATCTTTTTCTGGGAGTTCTATTTAATTTATCCATCTGGTATAAACTTACCGATAAAACTAAATTCGGAGCTCTCATAGCAATTTCGGGAGGATTAATAACCATAATCCTCAATTTTGTACTTGTTCCAGGAATGGGTTATATCGGGGCAGCCTGGGCTCATTTTTTCTGTAATCTATTTATGGTTGTTTTCTCGTTCCTCCTTAGCAGAAAATTCTATCCCATTCCTTATGATTACCTTCACATTTCTCTCTATTCCATTTCAGCGATTACCCTTTATTTTATCAGCAGGATAATATTTCCTGAGCCATCAGAAGGTCAATTAATTATAAACACCATACTTTTCTTTTCTTTCCTTTTAATCATTTTTATATTTGAAAGAAAAAATTTTACAAAACGTTTAATATAA